From Anopheles arabiensis isolate DONGOLA chromosome 3, AaraD3, whole genome shotgun sequence, a single genomic window includes:
- the LOC120905035 gene encoding disco-interacting protein 2 isoform X14 has translation MSDISVDYGALPDDVREKLAELELELSEGDITQKGYEKKRTRLLQPYLSKNVQHEVRQEAVQQALAALKNRPKPSLPMPSKRSSVLNRSPERDHDDSDSSTEDESIPEEGMLGGRISTPDRDNYNLPRDHILTREPMKLPSARDHHHHHHSQPQPLPQPPQQKQSSQHGSGAQPPTHRPPQTIPTQPISVQQQQQQQHATLSDTSSAGSPPAVHRSNHHHQYHQSKPSSYDITELNDFQLSSSQQQRTTPYAAPDITQFSANTRRGADRVTRYVNLANQEPGDTSTAGRWKVSAKIQQLLNTLKRPKRRPLPEFYEDNDIELEIAANPKDPNAPKPEGSVMTPVHGEQLIVPSGLPRTLEAALQRYGTSSFKAPMATVLDPNGKMTTTLTYGKLLSRAQKIAYALSTKVFSKGPEQVALKPGDRVALVYPNSDPLNFLTAWYGCMFRGLVPLPIELPLSSSDSPPQQVGFLLSSCGVHVALTSEACLKGLPKSSTGEVAKLKGWPRLHWFVTEHLPKVPKDFNTNNNRISEDSSAYIEYTTDKEGSVMGVTVTRQAMINHCRALTMACHYTEGETIVCVLDFKREVGLWHSILTSVLNGMHVLFIPYALMKLRPSSWMQLITKYRASCCLVKSRDLHWGLLATKDHKEISLSSLRMLLVADGANPWSLSSCDQFLSVFQSKGLRPDAICPCASSSEVFTVSLRRPGRSAAGGYNQSATGRGVLSMSALSHGVVRVDSEDSLTSLTLQDCGQVMPSATMVVVSADGPPVLCKTDQVGEICVTSGSSGTAYYGLEGMTNSSFKVQPLLEAPTTKDGETIPGKPIGDEVYVRSGLLGFLGPGGLVFVCGSRDGLMTVTGRKHNSDDIIATVLAVEPMRFIYRGRIAVFSIKVLRDERVCVIAEQRPDCSEEESFQWMSRVLQAVDSIHQVGIYCLALVPPNHLPKTPLGGIHLTEARRRFLEGSLHPANVLMCPHTCVTNLPKPREIHHGSIQQLQISGTSSSSSATNLGGVAGLGTGTGTGTTGTDASVGPASVMVGNLVQGNRLASAQGRDIGLADDNERKHQLITGVLRWRANSSPDHVLYTLLNAKGAVAKTLTCSELHKRAEKIAALLQERGKVNPGDHVALIFPPGLDLICAFYGCLYLGAVPVTIRPPHPQNLITTLPTVRMIVDVSKSGIILSIQSIIKLLKSREAATSIDPKSWPTILDIEDNPKRKLAAIANSTLDSTAYLDFSVSTCGRLSGVIITHRSLSSLCASLKLACELYPSRHVALCLDPYCGLGFSMWTLISVYSGHHSILIAPYEVEANPSLWLSTLSQYRVRDTFCSYGVIELCTKALSNSIQALKQRNINLGCVRTCVVVAEERPRVQLTQQFCKLFQALGLNTRCVSTSFGCRVNPAICVQGASSAESAQVYVDLRALRNNRVALVERGAPNSLCLVESGKLLPGVKVIIANPDSKGQCGDSHLGEIWVQSPHNSNGYFTIYGDETDYNDHFNAKLVTGCSTNDTWARTGYLGFLRRTECSQAGSILDETTPSIASRDSDTESIHSQGHNTLNSTTSSNAGGNTVATAGGVAGNEQELHDAVYVVGALDEVITLRGMNYHPIDIENSVLRCHKKIAECAVFTWTNLLVVVVELDGNESEALDLVPLVTNTVLEEHQLIVGVVVVVDPGVVPINSRGEKQRMHLRDGFLADQLDPIYVAYNM, from the exons GCGACATTACCCAAAAAGGATACGAAAAGAAGCGAACAAGACTCTTGCAGCCATATTTGTCCAAAAATGTGCAGCACG AGGTACGCCAGGAAGCGGTACAGCAAGCGCTAGCTGCACTAAAAAATCGCCCCAAACCTAGCTTGCCAATGCCATCCAAACGGAGCTCGGTGCTTAACCGCAGCCCCGAGCGCGATCATGACGATTCAG ACTCCAGTACGGAAGACGAATCCATACCGGAGGAAGGTATGCTGGGAGGAAGAATATCGACGCCGGACCGGGACAACTACAATCTGCCCCGTGATCACATACTCACGCGGGAACCGATGAAGCTGCCCTCGGCCCGggaccaccatcaccatcatcattcgcAGCCCCAGCCACTGCCCCAGCCGCCGCAGCAGAAGCAATCGTCTCAGCATGGTTCTGGCGCGCAACCACCAACCCACCGACCGCCGCAAACGATCCCAACGCAACCGATcagcgtgcagcagcagcagcagcagcagcacgcaacACTGTCGGACACGTCGAGCGCCGGTTCGCCGCCGGCCGTGCACCGctcaaaccaccaccaccagtaccACCAGAGCAAACCGTCGAGCTACGACATTACCGAGCTGAACGATTTCCAgctcagcagcagccagcagcagcgcacgACACCGTACGCCGCGCCGGACATTACGCAGTTCAGTGCGAACACGCGGCGCGGCGCCGACCGGGTGACGCGCTACGTCAACCTGGCGAACCAGGAGCCGGGCGACACGAGCACGGCCGGCCGGTGGAAGGTGTCGGCCAAGATACAGCAGCTGCTGAACACGCTCAAGCGGCCGAAGCGGCGCCCGCTGCCCGAGTTCTACGAGGACAACGACATCGAGCTGGAGATAGCGGCCAACCCGAAGGATCCGAACGCGCCGAAACCGGAGGGCAGCGTGATGACGCCGGTGCACGGCGAGCAGCTGATCGTGCCGTCCGGGTTGCCGCGCACGCTCGAGGCCGCCCTGCAGCGGTACGGTACGAGCTCGTTCAAGGCGCCGATGGCGACCGTGCTCGACCCGAACGGCAAGATGACGACCACGCTCACGTACGGCAAGCTGCTGTCGCGAGCGCAAAAGATTGCGTACGCTCTCTCGACCAAGGTGTTCAGCAAGGGGCCGGAGCAGGTAGCGCTCAAACCGGGCGACCGAGTCGCGCTCGTCTACCCCAACAGTGACCCACTGAA ctTCCTGACCGCCTGGTACGGTTGCATGTTCCGTGGGCTTGTGCCGCTCCCGATCGAGCTGCCGCTGTCGAGTTCGGATTCGCCACCGCAGCAGGTTGGCTTTCTGCTCAGCTCGTGCGGCGTGCACGTGGCGCTCACGTCGGAAGCGTGCCTGAAGGGGCTGCCGAAATCATCCACCGGCGAGGTGGCCAAGCTGAAGGGCTGGCCCCGGCTGCACTGGTTCGTGACGGAGCACCTGCCGAAGGTGCCGAAAGActtcaacaccaacaacaatcgCATCAGCGAAGACTCGAGCGCGTACATCGAGTACACGACGGACAAGGAGGGTAGCGTTATGGGCGTTACCGTAACGCGCCAGGCCATGATTAACCACTGCCGGGCGCTCACGATGGCCTGCCACTACACGGAGGGTGaaacgatcgtgtgtgtgctggatTTCAAGCGCGAGGTTGGCCTCTGGCACAGCATTCTCACGTCCGTGCTGAACGGGATGCACGTGCTGTTCATCCCGTACGCGCTGATGAAGCTGCGCCCGTCCTCGTGGATGCAGCTGATCACCAAGTACCGGGCGTCCTGCTGTCTGGTGAAGAGCCGCGACCTGCACTGGGGCCTGCTGGCGACGAAAGACCACAAGGAGATTTCGCTGTCCTCGCTGCgcatgctgctggtggcggaCGGTGCCAACCCGTGGTCCCTGTCCAGCTGCGACCAGTTCCTGAGCGTGTTCCAGTCGAAGGGGCTGCGGCCGGATGCGATCTGTCCGTGCGCCAGCAGCTCGGAAGTGTTTACCGTGTCGCTGCGACGGCCGGGCCGATCGGCGGCCGGCGGGTACAATCAGTCCGCCACGGGACGGGGCGTTCTGTCGATGTCCGCATTGTCACACGGTGTGGTACGGGTCGACAGTGAAGATTCGCTCACGTCGCTTACGCTGCAGGACTGTGGTCAGGTTATGCCGAGTG CTACAATGGTTGTGGTCAGCGCCGATGGTCCACCAGTGCTCTGCAAAACGGATCAAGTTGGTGAGATTTGCGTCACGTCTGGTTCGAGCGGTACGGCCTACTATGGTTTGGAAGGAATGACAAATTCTTCCTTCAAG GTTCAGCCACTGCTGGAAGCGCCCACCACCAAGGACGGCGAAACGATCCCGGGCAAACCGATCGGCGACGAGGTGTACGTGCGCAGCGGTTTGCTCGGCTTTCTCGGGCCGGGCGGGCTCGTGTTTGTCTGTGGCTCGCGCGACGGCCTGATGACGGTGACGGGGCGCAAGCACAACTCGGACGACATCATCGCGACGGTGCTGGCCGTCGAGCCGATGCGCTTCATCTACCGCGGCCGGATCGCGGTGTTCAGCATCAAGGTGCTGCGGGACGAGCGCGTGTGCGTGATTGCGGAGCAGCGGCCCGACTGCTCGGAGGAAGAATCGTTCCAGTGGATGTCGCGGGTGCTGCAGGCAGTCGATTCGATCCACCAGGTCGGCATCTACTGTCTGGCGCTGGTGCCGCCGAACCATCTGCCCAAGACGCCGCTCGGCGGCATCCATCTGACCGAGGCGCGGCGCCGCTTCCTCGAGGGTTCGCTTCACCCGGCGAATGTGCTCATGTGCCCGCACACGTGCGTCACCAATCTTCCAAAACCACGCGAAATTCACCACG GCTCTATCCAACAACTTCAAATTTCCGGAACGTCATCCTCATCGTCCGCCACGAACCTTGGCGGTGTGGCTGGACTCGGCACCGGCACTGGTACGGGCACCACCGGTACAGATGCCTCCGTTGGCCCTGCTTCGGTAATGGTCGGCAATCTGGTGCAGGGCAATCGGCTTGCCTCTGCCCAGGGCCGCGATATCGGTTTGGCCGACGATAACGAACGCAAG CATCAGCTAATTACGGGCGTGCTGCGATGGCGCGCAAACTCATCGCCCGATCACGTCCTGTACACGCTGCTCAACGCGAAGGGTGCGGTCGCGAAAACGCTCACCTGCTCCGAGCTGCACAAGCGGGCGGAAAAGATAGCCGCCCTGCTGCAGGAGCGGGGCAAGGTGAATCCGGGCGATCACGTCGCGCTCATCTTCCCGCCCGGGCTCGATCTGATCTGCGCGTTCTACGGGTGTTTGTATTTGGGCGCCGTGCCAGTCACCATACGGCCGCCGCACCCGCAGAATCTCATCACCACGCTGCCGACCGTGCGGATGATCGTGGACGTGTCGAAGAGCGGCATCATCCTGTCGATCCAGAGCATCATCAAGCTGCTGAAATCGCGCGAGGCGGCCACCTCGATCGATCCGAAGAGCTGGCCGACCATCCTGGACATCGAGGACAACCCGAAACGGAAGCTGGCCG CCATCGCCAACAGTACACTGGATTCGACGGCCTATCTTGACTTCAGTGTGTCCACCTGTGGTCGGCTGAGTGGCGTTATCATCACGCATCG ATCCCTGTCGAGTCTCTGTGCCAGCCTGAAGCTTGCCTGCGAGCTGTACCCTAGTCGCCATGTAGCACTCTGTCTTGATCCGTACTGTGGCCTTGGCTTCTCCATGTGGACGCTGATCAGCGTGTACAGTGGTCACCACTCGATACTGATCGCACCGTATGAG GTGGAAGCCAATCCTAGTCTCTGGCTGAGCACGCTTTCCCAGTACCGGGTGCGCGATACCTTCTGCTCGTACGGCGTGATCGAGCTGTGCACGAAAGCACTGAGCAACTCGATCCAGGCGCTGAAGCAGCGCAACATCAACCTTGGCTGCGTGCGGACGTGCGTGGTCGTGGCGGAGGAGCGACCGCGCGTCCAGCTCACGCAGCAGTTCTGCAAGCTGTTCCAGGCGCTCGGGCTGAACACGCGCTGCGTCTCGACCTCGTTCGGGTGCCGGGTCAATCCGGCCATCTGCGTGCAGGGTGCCAGCTCGGCCGAGAGTGCGCAGGTGTACGTGGATCTGCGGGCGCTGCGCAACAACCGGGTGGCGCTGGTCGAGCGCGGTGCACCGAACTCGCTCTGCCTGGTCGAGTCGGGCAAGCTGCTGCCGGGCGTGAAGGTGATCATCGCCAACCCGGACTCGAAGGGCCAGTGTGGCGATTCGCATCTCGGGGAGATTTGG GTCCAATCGCCGCACAACTCGAACGGCTACTTTACGATCTACGGCGACGAAACGGACTACAACGACCATTTCAACGCCAAGCTGGTGACGGGCTGCTCGACCAACGATACGTGGGCCCGCACCGGCTACCTCGGATTCCTGCGGCGCACCGAGTGCTCCCAGGCCGGCTCGATACTGGACGAAACCACACCGAGCATAGCTAGTCGCGATTCGGATACCGAATCAATCCATTCACAG GGTCACAACACGCTCAACTCAACGACAAGCTCGAACGCGGGCGGCAATACAGTGGCCACGGCTGGTGGGGTGGCGGGCAACGAGCAGGAGCTGCACGATGCCGTCTACGTGGTCGGCGCGCTCGACGAGGTGATTACGCTGCGCGGCATGAACTACCATCCGATCGACATTGAGAATTCGGTGCTGCGCTGCCACAAGAAGATTGCCGAGTGTGCCGTCTTCACCTGGACCAACCTGCTGGTCGTGGTGGTCGAGCTGGATGGCAACGAGTCGGAAGCGCTCGATCTGGTACCGCTCGTGACGAACACCGTGCTCGAGGAGCATCAGCTGATTGTGggcgtcgtcgttgtcgtcgatCCCG GCGTTGTACCGATCAACAGCCGTGGTGAGAAGCAGCGGATGCATCTGCGCGATGGTTTCCTCGCCGATCAGCTCGACCCGATCTACGTTGCGTACAACATGTAA
- the LOC120905035 gene encoding disco-interacting protein 2 isoform X11, translated as MSDISVDYGALPDDVREKLAELELELSEGDITQKGYEKKRTRLLQPYLSKNVQHGGGGGGGGGAGSNPGYVNDIQSHLHHPASQQKQNIFASSGGSGGGGGGSRDRNDRSSSGSGGGGGHHHSSSHQQQREQQQQQQLQQNRTRRSTQRKVTHNEKRYHSATGRPDVLQPEELLQQRPPITAPASGIPVHQHQHLLRQRQHALLSTTTSSGSTSSGGGGRELPLLLGPDKEPQRSAPTATSVPSLGGAQQPPPGLYSTALVAAAADALFKAMRISPQPPVEQPAVIMRPKVYTEPVATVLQQQQPQHAELDRTSNNPAAATAAGGGAADGKNSRNNRRIGRHESRYTSEVRQEAVQQALAALKNRPKPSLPMPSKRSSVLNRSPERDHDDSDSSTEDESIPEEGMLGGRISTPDRDNYNLPRDHILTREPMKLPSARDHHHHHHSQPQPLPQPPQQKQSSQHGSGAQPPTHRPPQTIPTQPISVQQQQQQQHATLSDTSSAGSPPAVHRSNHHHQYHQSKPSSYDITELNDFQLSSSQQQRTTPYAAPDITQFSANTRRGADRVTRYVNLANQEPGDTSTAGRWKVSAKIQQLLNTLKRPKRRPLPEFYEDNDIELEIAANPKDPNAPKPEGSVMTPVHGEQLIVPSGLPRTLEAALQRYGTSSFKAPMATVLDPNGKMTTTLTYGKLLSRAQKIAYALSTKVFSKGPEQVALKPGDRVALVYPNSDPLNFLTAWYGCMFRGLVPLPIELPLSSSDSPPQQVGFLLSSCGVHVALTSEACLKGLPKSSTGEVAKLKGWPRLHWFVTEHLPKVPKDFNTNNNRISEDSSAYIEYTTDKEGSVMGVTVTRQAMINHCRALTMACHYTEGETIVCVLDFKREVGLWHSILTSVLNGMHVLFIPYALMKLRPSSWMQLITKYRASCCLVKSRDLHWGLLATKDHKEISLSSLRMLLVADGANPWSLSSCDQFLSVFQSKGLRPDAICPCASSSEVFTVSLRRPGRSAAGGYNQSATGRGVLSMSALSHGVVRVDSEDSLTSLTLQDCGQVMPSATMVVVSADGPPVLCKTDQVGEICVTSGSSGTAYYGLEGMTNSSFKVQPLLEAPTTKDGETIPGKPIGDEVYVRSGLLGFLGPGGLVFVCGSRDGLMTVTGRKHNSDDIIATVLAVEPMRFIYRGRIAVFSIKVLRDERVCVIAEQRPDCSEEESFQWMSRVLQAVDSIHQVGIYCLALVPPNHLPKTPLGGIHLTEARRRFLEGSLHPANVLMCPHTCVTNLPKPREIHHGSIQQLQISGTSSSSSATNLGGVAGLGTGTGTGTTGTDASVGPASVMVGNLVQGNRLASAQGRDIGLADDNERKHQLITGVLRWRANSSPDHVLYTLLNAKGAVAKTLTCSELHKRAEKIAALLQERGKVNPGDHVALIFPPGLDLICAFYGCLYLGAVPVTIRPPHPQNLITTLPTVRMIVDVSKSGIILSIQSIIKLLKSREAATSIDPKSWPTILDIEDNPKRKLAAIANSTLDSTAYLDFSVSTCGRLSGVIITHRSLSSLCASLKLACELYPSRHVALCLDPYCGLGFSMWTLISVYSGHHSILIAPYEVEANPSLWLSTLSQYRVRDTFCSYGVIELCTKALSNSIQALKQRNINLGCVRTCVVVAEERPRVQLTQQFCKLFQALGLNTRCVSTSFGCRVNPAICVQGASSAESAQVYVDLRALRNNRVALVERGAPNSLCLVESGKLLPGVKVIIANPDSKGQCGDSHLGEIWVQSPHNSNGYFTIYGDETDYNDHFNAKLVTGCSTNDTWARTGYLGFLRRTECSQAGSILDETTPSIASRDSDTESIHSQGHNTLNSTTSSNAGGNTVATAGGVAGNEQELHDAVYVVGALDEVITLRGMNYHPIDIENSVLRCHKKIAECAVFTWTNLLVVVVELDGNESEALDLVPLVTNTVLEEHQLIVGVVVVVDPGVVPINSRGEKQRMHLRDGFLADQLDPIYVAYNM; from the exons GCGACATTACCCAAAAAGGATACGAAAAGAAGCGAACAAGACTCTTGCAGCCATATTTGTCCAAAAATGTGCAGCACG gcggtggtggtggaggtggcggAGGCGCCGGAAGTAATCCCGGATACGTCAACGACATCCAGTCGCATCTGCATCATCCAGCCtcgcagcagaagcagaacaTCTTTGCCTCCTCGGgaggtagtggtggtggtggtggtggtagtagagATAGAAATGATCGTTCCAGCAGTGgtagtggtggcggtggtgggcATCATCATTCCTCGTCGCATCAGCAACagcgggagcagcagcagcagcagcagctacagcaaaACCGCACGCGTCGCAGTACGCAACGTAAAGTAACGCACAACGAGAAGCGCTATCACTCAG CAACGGGACGGCCCGATGTGCTGCAGCCGGAAGAGCTGCTCCAGCAGCGGCCACCAATCACGGCACCCGCGTCCGGCATTCCGGTgcaccagcatcagcatctGCTGCGCCAGCGACAACACGCGCTGCTCTCCACAACCACCTCATCCGGctccacctcctccgggggtgGTGGTCGggagctgccgctgctgctgggcccAGACAAGGAGCCGCAACGCAGCGCGCCAACCGCTACCAGTGTGCCATCGTTGGGTGGCGCCCAACAGCCACCACCCGGCCTGTACTCGACGGCGCTGGTAGCGGCGGCCGCCGATGCACTGTTCAAAGCGATGCGCATCTCCCCGCAGCCGCCGGTGGAGCAGCCCGCTGTGATAATGCGCCCAAAGGTGTACACGGAACCGGTAGCAACGGTccttcagcaacagcagccgcagcacgCCGAGCTGGATCGGACAAGTAATAATCctgccgctgccaccgccgccggtgGTGGGGCGGCCGATGGCAAGAATAGTAGAAATAATAGAAGAATTGGACGGCACGAGAGTCGCTACACCAGTG AGGTACGCCAGGAAGCGGTACAGCAAGCGCTAGCTGCACTAAAAAATCGCCCCAAACCTAGCTTGCCAATGCCATCCAAACGGAGCTCGGTGCTTAACCGCAGCCCCGAGCGCGATCATGACGATTCAG ACTCCAGTACGGAAGACGAATCCATACCGGAGGAAGGTATGCTGGGAGGAAGAATATCGACGCCGGACCGGGACAACTACAATCTGCCCCGTGATCACATACTCACGCGGGAACCGATGAAGCTGCCCTCGGCCCGggaccaccatcaccatcatcattcgcAGCCCCAGCCACTGCCCCAGCCGCCGCAGCAGAAGCAATCGTCTCAGCATGGTTCTGGCGCGCAACCACCAACCCACCGACCGCCGCAAACGATCCCAACGCAACCGATcagcgtgcagcagcagcagcagcagcagcacgcaacACTGTCGGACACGTCGAGCGCCGGTTCGCCGCCGGCCGTGCACCGctcaaaccaccaccaccagtaccACCAGAGCAAACCGTCGAGCTACGACATTACCGAGCTGAACGATTTCCAgctcagcagcagccagcagcagcgcacgACACCGTACGCCGCGCCGGACATTACGCAGTTCAGTGCGAACACGCGGCGCGGCGCCGACCGGGTGACGCGCTACGTCAACCTGGCGAACCAGGAGCCGGGCGACACGAGCACGGCCGGCCGGTGGAAGGTGTCGGCCAAGATACAGCAGCTGCTGAACACGCTCAAGCGGCCGAAGCGGCGCCCGCTGCCCGAGTTCTACGAGGACAACGACATCGAGCTGGAGATAGCGGCCAACCCGAAGGATCCGAACGCGCCGAAACCGGAGGGCAGCGTGATGACGCCGGTGCACGGCGAGCAGCTGATCGTGCCGTCCGGGTTGCCGCGCACGCTCGAGGCCGCCCTGCAGCGGTACGGTACGAGCTCGTTCAAGGCGCCGATGGCGACCGTGCTCGACCCGAACGGCAAGATGACGACCACGCTCACGTACGGCAAGCTGCTGTCGCGAGCGCAAAAGATTGCGTACGCTCTCTCGACCAAGGTGTTCAGCAAGGGGCCGGAGCAGGTAGCGCTCAAACCGGGCGACCGAGTCGCGCTCGTCTACCCCAACAGTGACCCACTGAA ctTCCTGACCGCCTGGTACGGTTGCATGTTCCGTGGGCTTGTGCCGCTCCCGATCGAGCTGCCGCTGTCGAGTTCGGATTCGCCACCGCAGCAGGTTGGCTTTCTGCTCAGCTCGTGCGGCGTGCACGTGGCGCTCACGTCGGAAGCGTGCCTGAAGGGGCTGCCGAAATCATCCACCGGCGAGGTGGCCAAGCTGAAGGGCTGGCCCCGGCTGCACTGGTTCGTGACGGAGCACCTGCCGAAGGTGCCGAAAGActtcaacaccaacaacaatcgCATCAGCGAAGACTCGAGCGCGTACATCGAGTACACGACGGACAAGGAGGGTAGCGTTATGGGCGTTACCGTAACGCGCCAGGCCATGATTAACCACTGCCGGGCGCTCACGATGGCCTGCCACTACACGGAGGGTGaaacgatcgtgtgtgtgctggatTTCAAGCGCGAGGTTGGCCTCTGGCACAGCATTCTCACGTCCGTGCTGAACGGGATGCACGTGCTGTTCATCCCGTACGCGCTGATGAAGCTGCGCCCGTCCTCGTGGATGCAGCTGATCACCAAGTACCGGGCGTCCTGCTGTCTGGTGAAGAGCCGCGACCTGCACTGGGGCCTGCTGGCGACGAAAGACCACAAGGAGATTTCGCTGTCCTCGCTGCgcatgctgctggtggcggaCGGTGCCAACCCGTGGTCCCTGTCCAGCTGCGACCAGTTCCTGAGCGTGTTCCAGTCGAAGGGGCTGCGGCCGGATGCGATCTGTCCGTGCGCCAGCAGCTCGGAAGTGTTTACCGTGTCGCTGCGACGGCCGGGCCGATCGGCGGCCGGCGGGTACAATCAGTCCGCCACGGGACGGGGCGTTCTGTCGATGTCCGCATTGTCACACGGTGTGGTACGGGTCGACAGTGAAGATTCGCTCACGTCGCTTACGCTGCAGGACTGTGGTCAGGTTATGCCGAGTG CTACAATGGTTGTGGTCAGCGCCGATGGTCCACCAGTGCTCTGCAAAACGGATCAAGTTGGTGAGATTTGCGTCACGTCTGGTTCGAGCGGTACGGCCTACTATGGTTTGGAAGGAATGACAAATTCTTCCTTCAAG GTTCAGCCACTGCTGGAAGCGCCCACCACCAAGGACGGCGAAACGATCCCGGGCAAACCGATCGGCGACGAGGTGTACGTGCGCAGCGGTTTGCTCGGCTTTCTCGGGCCGGGCGGGCTCGTGTTTGTCTGTGGCTCGCGCGACGGCCTGATGACGGTGACGGGGCGCAAGCACAACTCGGACGACATCATCGCGACGGTGCTGGCCGTCGAGCCGATGCGCTTCATCTACCGCGGCCGGATCGCGGTGTTCAGCATCAAGGTGCTGCGGGACGAGCGCGTGTGCGTGATTGCGGAGCAGCGGCCCGACTGCTCGGAGGAAGAATCGTTCCAGTGGATGTCGCGGGTGCTGCAGGCAGTCGATTCGATCCACCAGGTCGGCATCTACTGTCTGGCGCTGGTGCCGCCGAACCATCTGCCCAAGACGCCGCTCGGCGGCATCCATCTGACCGAGGCGCGGCGCCGCTTCCTCGAGGGTTCGCTTCACCCGGCGAATGTGCTCATGTGCCCGCACACGTGCGTCACCAATCTTCCAAAACCACGCGAAATTCACCACG GCTCTATCCAACAACTTCAAATTTCCGGAACGTCATCCTCATCGTCCGCCACGAACCTTGGCGGTGTGGCTGGACTCGGCACCGGCACTGGTACGGGCACCACCGGTACAGATGCCTCCGTTGGCCCTGCTTCGGTAATGGTCGGCAATCTGGTGCAGGGCAATCGGCTTGCCTCTGCCCAGGGCCGCGATATCGGTTTGGCCGACGATAACGAACGCAAG CATCAGCTAATTACGGGCGTGCTGCGATGGCGCGCAAACTCATCGCCCGATCACGTCCTGTACACGCTGCTCAACGCGAAGGGTGCGGTCGCGAAAACGCTCACCTGCTCCGAGCTGCACAAGCGGGCGGAAAAGATAGCCGCCCTGCTGCAGGAGCGGGGCAAGGTGAATCCGGGCGATCACGTCGCGCTCATCTTCCCGCCCGGGCTCGATCTGATCTGCGCGTTCTACGGGTGTTTGTATTTGGGCGCCGTGCCAGTCACCATACGGCCGCCGCACCCGCAGAATCTCATCACCACGCTGCCGACCGTGCGGATGATCGTGGACGTGTCGAAGAGCGGCATCATCCTGTCGATCCAGAGCATCATCAAGCTGCTGAAATCGCGCGAGGCGGCCACCTCGATCGATCCGAAGAGCTGGCCGACCATCCTGGACATCGAGGACAACCCGAAACGGAAGCTGGCCG CCATCGCCAACAGTACACTGGATTCGACGGCCTATCTTGACTTCAGTGTGTCCACCTGTGGTCGGCTGAGTGGCGTTATCATCACGCATCG ATCCCTGTCGAGTCTCTGTGCCAGCCTGAAGCTTGCCTGCGAGCTGTACCCTAGTCGCCATGTAGCACTCTGTCTTGATCCGTACTGTGGCCTTGGCTTCTCCATGTGGACGCTGATCAGCGTGTACAGTGGTCACCACTCGATACTGATCGCACCGTATGAG GTGGAAGCCAATCCTAGTCTCTGGCTGAGCACGCTTTCCCAGTACCGGGTGCGCGATACCTTCTGCTCGTACGGCGTGATCGAGCTGTGCACGAAAGCACTGAGCAACTCGATCCAGGCGCTGAAGCAGCGCAACATCAACCTTGGCTGCGTGCGGACGTGCGTGGTCGTGGCGGAGGAGCGACCGCGCGTCCAGCTCACGCAGCAGTTCTGCAAGCTGTTCCAGGCGCTCGGGCTGAACACGCGCTGCGTCTCGACCTCGTTCGGGTGCCGGGTCAATCCGGCCATCTGCGTGCAGGGTGCCAGCTCGGCCGAGAGTGCGCAGGTGTACGTGGATCTGCGGGCGCTGCGCAACAACCGGGTGGCGCTGGTCGAGCGCGGTGCACCGAACTCGCTCTGCCTGGTCGAGTCGGGCAAGCTGCTGCCGGGCGTGAAGGTGATCATCGCCAACCCGGACTCGAAGGGCCAGTGTGGCGATTCGCATCTCGGGGAGATTTGG GTCCAATCGCCGCACAACTCGAACGGCTACTTTACGATCTACGGCGACGAAACGGACTACAACGACCATTTCAACGCCAAGCTGGTGACGGGCTGCTCGACCAACGATACGTGGGCCCGCACCGGCTACCTCGGATTCCTGCGGCGCACCGAGTGCTCCCAGGCCGGCTCGATACTGGACGAAACCACACCGAGCATAGCTAGTCGCGATTCGGATACCGAATCAATCCATTCACAG GGTCACAACACGCTCAACTCAACGACAAGCTCGAACGCGGGCGGCAATACAGTGGCCACGGCTGGTGGGGTGGCGGGCAACGAGCAGGAGCTGCACGATGCCGTCTACGTGGTCGGCGCGCTCGACGAGGTGATTACGCTGCGCGGCATGAACTACCATCCGATCGACATTGAGAATTCGGTGCTGCGCTGCCACAAGAAGATTGCCGAGTGTGCCGTCTTCACCTGGACCAACCTGCTGGTCGTGGTGGTCGAGCTGGATGGCAACGAGTCGGAAGCGCTCGATCTGGTACCGCTCGTGACGAACACCGTGCTCGAGGAGCATCAGCTGATTGTGggcgtcgtcgttgtcgtcgatCCCG GCGTTGTACCGATCAACAGCCGTGGTGAGAAGCAGCGGATGCATCTGCGCGATGGTTTCCTCGCCGATCAGCTCGACCCGATCTACGTTGCGTACAACATGTAA